From Anaerobacillus alkaliphilus, the proteins below share one genomic window:
- a CDS encoding permease, producing the protein MEHFISFLLLALELTFLFLGISLLINLLKGFIPFEKLEKYLSGSNPIIGVSAAILLAFVTPFCSCSTIPVIVNLLQQKVRFGIVMVFLFASPVLDPTIITLMGVLLGPKVAIYYTIITAVLAAVIGLTLEKLGFEKYVKKVVMTGYEPTEKRFSLKESLKETLALMKTVYPYIIIGAGIGSIIKGLVPTEFIATYFGGDAWWLVPIAAVVGIPLYIRLSTMIPISQILVVKGMALGPVMALMISSAGASLPEIALLNSIFQKKLVAAFIGSVITLATFSGLLFYMI; encoded by the coding sequence ATGGAACACTTTATTAGTTTTTTACTGTTAGCATTGGAATTAACATTTTTATTTTTAGGAATCTCGTTGTTAATTAATCTATTAAAAGGCTTTATCCCATTTGAAAAGCTCGAAAAATACCTCAGTGGAAGCAACCCAATTATCGGTGTAAGTGCTGCTATATTATTAGCATTTGTAACTCCGTTTTGTTCATGTTCAACAATCCCAGTAATTGTTAATCTGTTACAACAAAAGGTACGTTTCGGTATTGTTATGGTGTTTCTGTTTGCGTCACCGGTATTAGATCCTACAATTATTACATTGATGGGAGTTCTATTAGGGCCAAAAGTAGCAATCTACTACACTATTATTACTGCAGTTTTAGCAGCAGTAATTGGTCTTACATTAGAGAAACTAGGATTTGAGAAATACGTTAAGAAAGTGGTCATGACAGGTTATGAGCCAACAGAGAAACGGTTTAGCTTGAAAGAGAGTTTGAAAGAAACATTAGCATTAATGAAAACTGTTTATCCTTATATCATCATCGGGGCAGGGATAGGTTCTATTATTAAAGGGTTAGTACCCACAGAGTTTATTGCTACTTACTTTGGTGGCGATGCATGGTGGTTAGTTCCTATTGCAGCAGTGGTTGGGATCCCATTGTATATTCGCCTATCTACTATGATACCAATCTCGCAAATATTAGTAGTAAAAGGAATGGCACTTGGACCTGTAATGGCATTAATGATCAGCTCAGCAGGTGCCAGTCTACCTGAAATTGCCTTGTTAAATTCAATTTTTCAAAAGAAACTAGTAGCTGCATTTATTGGGTCTGTTATAACCCTAGCAACATTCTCAGGGCTGCTATTTTATATGATCTAG
- a CDS encoding MarR family winged helix-turn-helix transcriptional regulator, which yields MENVRELFQILTRRFGFLNKNCCSVGKFEISIIHSHILFEVERRKRASMQEVAEALGTDITTFSRQAQNLIKMGLLEKTPHEEDRRVQLLSLTTEGNFVTGAIDQQMKANFEEIFSHLKADERAMVIQSVKLLNDAMAKSSSCCQSNMF from the coding sequence TTGGAGAACGTAAGAGAACTGTTTCAAATTCTAACAAGAAGGTTTGGCTTTTTAAATAAAAATTGTTGTTCGGTTGGAAAATTTGAAATCTCTATTATTCATAGTCATATATTGTTTGAAGTTGAAAGAAGGAAACGAGCTTCTATGCAAGAAGTTGCTGAAGCTCTTGGAACTGACATTACTACATTCTCAAGGCAAGCTCAAAACTTAATTAAAATGGGTTTGTTAGAAAAAACACCGCACGAAGAAGACCGTCGGGTCCAATTATTATCATTAACAACAGAAGGAAACTTTGTGACAGGAGCAATTGATCAGCAAATGAAAGCCAATTTCGAAGAGATCTTTTCTCATTTAAAAGCAGATGAACGAGCTATGGTTATTCAATCAGTCAAGTTGTTAAATGACGCAATGGCTAAATCATCAAGTTGCTGTCAATCAAACATGTTCTAA
- a CDS encoding CBO0543 family protein, with protein sequence MHVLITVMTILAILIRGDYRNWKEYHTTMLYIAVGNLMYNFLCANYLLWKFNPDILSNHTLSEVVYTLIVFPGTVLMFLSKYPNTPKRIFYHYVTWIGVYVGFEIVFLMVDKIFYQHNWHLGWSALFDCVMFPMLRLHYKNPILAYVLSIPIALFLIWYFDVPVHIPMENRLDYTPN encoded by the coding sequence ATGCATGTATTAATCACAGTGATGACCATATTAGCCATTTTGATCCGTGGCGATTATCGAAATTGGAAAGAATATCATACAACGATGCTTTATATAGCTGTTGGCAATCTTATGTATAATTTTTTGTGTGCAAACTATTTATTATGGAAGTTTAATCCTGATATTTTATCGAATCATACTCTTTCTGAAGTAGTCTACACTCTAATTGTTTTTCCAGGAACGGTGTTAATGTTTTTATCAAAGTATCCGAATACTCCTAAAAGAATATTTTATCATTATGTTACTTGGATAGGTGTTTATGTTGGGTTTGAGATTGTATTTCTTATGGTTGATAAAATATTTTATCAACATAATTGGCACTTAGGTTGGTCTGCCCTTTTTGATTGTGTGATGTTTCCAATGTTACGATTGCATTATAAAAACCCTATTTTAGCGTATGTATTATCAATTCCGATAGCTTTGTTTTTAATATGGTACTTTGACGTTCCAGTTCATATTCCAATGGAGAACCGTTTGGATTATACGCCAAACTAA